The following proteins come from a genomic window of Mammaliicoccus sp. Marseille-Q6498:
- the topA gene encoding type I DNA topoisomerase, translated as MAENLVIVESPAKAKTIEKYLGKKYKVIASMGHVRDLPRSQMGVDVENNYEPRYITIRGKGPVVKDLKRYAKKAKNVYLASDPDREGEAIAWHLAHILDIDKNKKSRVVFNEITKDAVKDSFKHPREIEHELVDAQQARRILDRLVGYNISPVLWKKVKKGLSAGRVQSVALRLVIDRENEIKDFKPEEYWTIEGLFKHKTKTFSAKFLHEKSKPVKLKNEGDVQKITTQLDGDKFEVTQVTKKEKLRHPAKSFTTSSLQQEASRKLNFKARKTMMLAQQLYEGIDLKKQGTVGLITYMRTDSTRIADSAKAEAATFIENQYGKEYLSKSKAATGKQGAQDAHEAVRPTSVDRTPDQMKSYLTRDQYRLYKLIWERFMASQMAPAIADTVAADITQGNLKFRANGQTIKFKGFMKVYVEANDDQDEEKDGKLPPLEKGDMVTAEKIDPKQHFTQPPPRYTEARLVKTLEELKIGRPSTYAPTIDTIQKRNYVKVDQKRFVPTELGEIVHESVKEYFPEIIDVDFTVNMETLLDKVADGEIEWKKVIEMFYENFKIDVARAEEEMEKIEIKDEPAGEDCELCGSPMVYKMGRYGKFMACSNFPECRNTKAIIKTIGVKCPKCKEGEVVERKSKKNRIFYGCSRYPECDYTSWDKPLDRSCPKCDTVLVERKKGKSAQVLCPNCDYKEQEQK; from the coding sequence TTGGCAGAAAATCTTGTCATTGTTGAATCGCCTGCAAAAGCTAAGACGATAGAAAAGTATTTAGGAAAAAAATATAAAGTCATTGCATCAATGGGGCATGTAAGAGATTTGCCACGTAGCCAAATGGGTGTAGATGTTGAAAATAATTATGAACCTAGATATATAACTATTAGAGGTAAAGGACCAGTCGTTAAAGATTTAAAACGTTATGCTAAAAAAGCTAAAAACGTTTATCTCGCAAGTGACCCTGACCGCGAAGGTGAAGCTATTGCATGGCATTTAGCGCATATATTAGACATTGATAAAAATAAAAAATCAAGAGTCGTATTTAATGAAATAACTAAGGATGCGGTAAAAGATAGTTTCAAACATCCTAGAGAAATTGAACATGAATTAGTAGACGCGCAACAAGCACGTCGAATTCTAGATAGATTAGTTGGTTATAACATTTCTCCTGTATTATGGAAAAAAGTTAAAAAAGGCTTATCTGCAGGTCGTGTACAATCAGTAGCATTAAGACTTGTAATAGATCGTGAAAATGAAATTAAAGATTTTAAACCTGAAGAATATTGGACAATTGAAGGTTTGTTTAAGCATAAAACTAAAACGTTTAGTGCTAAATTCTTACACGAGAAGAGCAAACCAGTTAAATTAAAAAATGAAGGCGATGTACAAAAAATTACAACGCAATTAGATGGCGATAAATTTGAAGTTACACAAGTAACGAAGAAAGAAAAATTAAGACACCCTGCTAAATCATTTACAACTTCTTCATTACAACAAGAAGCATCTCGTAAATTGAATTTTAAAGCGAGAAAAACAATGATGTTAGCGCAACAACTATATGAAGGTATCGACTTGAAAAAACAAGGCACAGTCGGTTTAATCACATATATGAGAACAGACTCTACACGTATTGCAGACAGTGCGAAAGCTGAAGCGGCAACGTTTATAGAAAATCAATACGGTAAAGAGTATCTTTCTAAAAGTAAAGCAGCAACAGGTAAGCAAGGTGCTCAAGATGCCCATGAAGCTGTAAGACCTACAAGTGTTGACCGTACACCTGACCAAATGAAGTCATATTTAACTAGAGATCAATATCGTCTATATAAATTGATTTGGGAAAGATTTATGGCAAGTCAAATGGCTCCAGCAATTGCTGATACAGTAGCTGCGGATATTACGCAAGGTAATTTGAAATTTAGAGCGAATGGTCAAACAATAAAATTCAAAGGTTTCATGAAAGTGTATGTTGAAGCTAATGACGATCAAGATGAAGAAAAAGATGGCAAGTTACCACCTTTAGAAAAAGGGGATATGGTTACTGCAGAAAAAATTGATCCAAAACAACACTTTACACAACCACCACCAAGATATACAGAAGCACGTTTAGTTAAAACGTTAGAAGAACTTAAAATAGGACGTCCATCAACTTATGCACCAACAATCGATACAATACAAAAAAGGAATTATGTAAAAGTCGATCAAAAACGATTTGTACCAACAGAATTAGGTGAAATTGTTCACGAATCTGTTAAAGAATACTTCCCAGAAATTATTGATGTAGATTTCACAGTAAACATGGAAACTTTATTAGATAAAGTGGCTGATGGCGAAATTGAATGGAAGAAAGTAATAGAAATGTTCTATGAAAACTTCAAAATTGATGTTGCTAGAGCAGAAGAAGAAATGGAAAAAATCGAAATAAAAGACGAACCAGCTGGAGAAGATTGCGAACTTTGTGGTTCTCCAATGGTATACAAAATGGGCAGATATGGTAAATTTATGGCATGTTCTAATTTCCCTGAATGTCGAAATACGAAAGCAATTATTAAGACAATTGGTGTGAAATGTCCGAAATGTAAAGAGGGCGAAGTAGTAGAACGTAAATCTAAAAAGAATAGAATATTCTATGGTTGTTCAAGATATCCAGAATGTGATTACACTTCATGGGATAAACCATTGGATCGTTCATGTCCGAAATGTGATACTGTACTTGTAGAACGTAAAAAAGGAAAATCAGCTCAAGTACTATGTCCAAATTGTGATTATAAAGAGCAAGAACAAAAATAA
- the trmFO gene encoding FADH(2)-oxidizing methylenetetrahydrofolate--tRNA-(uracil(54)-C(5))-methyltransferase TrmFO: MTSINVIGAGLAGSEAAYQIAKRGLKVKLYEMRPVKQTPAHHTDKFAELVCSNSLRGNELTNAVGVLKEEMRQLDSLIIKAADNARVPAGGALAVDRHDFSGYITDTLKNHPNITVMNEEITKIPDGPTIIATGPLTTENLTKQIINITGEEQLYFYDAAAPIIEKDSINMDKVYLKSRYDKGDAAYLNCPMTEEEFNVFYDALINAEVVPLKEFEKEIYFDGCMPFEVMAERGKKTLLFGPMKPVGLEDPKTGERPYAVVQLRQDDAAGTLYNIVGFQTHLKWGAQKEVISLIPGLENVDIVRYGVMHRNTFINSPNALKETYQLKSREDLFFAGQMTGVEGYVESAASGLIAGINASKLVTGLEPIVFPRETVIGSMAYYITHANNNKNFQPMNANFGLLPALEKRIKDKRERYEKLANRALKHLDSFKVML; this comes from the coding sequence ATGACTTCAATAAATGTTATTGGTGCTGGTCTGGCAGGTTCTGAAGCGGCTTATCAAATCGCAAAAAGAGGTTTGAAAGTTAAATTATATGAAATGAGACCTGTGAAACAAACGCCGGCTCATCATACTGACAAATTTGCTGAACTTGTTTGTTCAAACTCATTAAGAGGAAATGAGTTAACGAATGCTGTTGGTGTATTGAAAGAAGAAATGAGACAATTGGACTCACTCATCATAAAAGCAGCAGACAATGCACGTGTTCCAGCAGGTGGCGCTTTAGCTGTCGATAGACATGATTTTTCAGGATATATTACAGATACTTTGAAAAATCATCCGAACATAACAGTAATGAACGAAGAAATTACAAAAATACCAGATGGTCCAACTATCATTGCAACTGGTCCGTTAACAACTGAAAACTTAACGAAACAGATTATTAATATAACAGGTGAAGAACAATTATATTTCTATGATGCTGCTGCACCAATTATCGAAAAAGATTCAATAAATATGGATAAAGTTTATTTGAAATCTAGATATGATAAAGGCGATGCCGCATATTTAAACTGTCCAATGACAGAAGAAGAGTTTAATGTTTTTTATGATGCATTGATAAACGCAGAAGTTGTACCTTTAAAAGAATTTGAAAAAGAAATTTATTTTGATGGTTGTATGCCTTTTGAAGTTATGGCAGAGAGAGGTAAGAAGACTTTATTATTTGGTCCGATGAAACCAGTAGGGCTAGAAGATCCTAAAACTGGCGAACGTCCTTACGCTGTTGTGCAGCTTAGACAAGATGATGCAGCGGGAACTTTATATAATATTGTAGGTTTCCAAACGCATTTGAAATGGGGCGCTCAAAAAGAAGTGATTTCATTAATTCCAGGATTGGAAAATGTAGATATTGTTCGATATGGCGTTATGCATCGAAATACTTTTATTAATTCACCAAATGCATTAAAAGAAACATATCAATTAAAATCACGTGAAGATTTATTCTTTGCTGGACAAATGACTGGCGTTGAAGGATATGTTGAAAGTGCTGCAAGTGGTTTGATTGCGGGTATTAATGCTAGCAAACTCGTAACTGGTTTAGAACCAATTGTATTTCCTAGAGAAACAGTTATAGGTAGCATGGCATATTATATTACACACGCGAATAATAATAAGAACTTCCAACCTATGAATGCTAATTTTGGTTTATTACCCGCATTAGAAAAAAGAATTAAAGACAAAAGAGAACGTTACGAAAAATTAGCAAACCGCGCTTTAAAGCATTTAGATTCATTTAAAGTGATGCTATAG